The Devosia sp. SD17-2 genome includes a region encoding these proteins:
- a CDS encoding ATP12 family protein, translated as MRDQLEDAHKHMNDGYGRAQHLNKVELPKRFYKEVDVARVDDGYAVTLDGRQVRTPGHKIPIFVPALSIAQTLAAEWAAQGEFINPATMPMVRLINSAVESGDEKIPEFRAEVGKFAAGDLLLYRADSPQELVADQEREWDGALIALARKFDVAFQPTIGIIHQEQPAETLRKLDLALENEGLLSLTALVSITGITGSGLLAIGLLHGLFTPDQVWTAAHVDEDHQIRLWGEDEEASERRAKRRVEFDIAVAVVEALK; from the coding sequence ATGCGCGACCAGTTGGAAGACGCCCACAAGCATATGAACGACGGCTACGGCCGCGCCCAGCACCTCAACAAGGTCGAACTTCCCAAGCGCTTCTATAAGGAAGTCGACGTTGCCCGCGTCGACGACGGCTATGCAGTGACGCTCGATGGCCGCCAGGTACGCACACCCGGCCACAAGATCCCGATCTTCGTTCCGGCCCTCAGCATCGCCCAGACGCTGGCGGCGGAGTGGGCGGCGCAGGGCGAATTCATCAACCCGGCGACCATGCCCATGGTCCGCCTGATCAATTCGGCGGTCGAGAGCGGCGATGAAAAAATCCCCGAATTCCGGGCCGAAGTGGGAAAATTCGCGGCCGGCGATCTCCTGCTCTATCGGGCCGATAGCCCGCAGGAACTGGTCGCCGATCAGGAGCGCGAATGGGACGGTGCACTCATCGCCCTTGCGCGCAAGTTTGACGTCGCCTTCCAGCCGACCATCGGCATTATCCATCAGGAGCAACCTGCGGAGACGCTGAGGAAGCTTGACCTGGCCCTTGAAAATGAAGGGCTTTTGTCGCTGACGGCGCTGGTCTCGATCACCGGCATCACCGGTTCCGGCCTGCTTGCCATCGGCCTGCTGCATGGCCTGTTCACGCCCGATCAGGTCTGGACAGCCGCCCATGTGGATGAGGATCACCAGATCCGCCTGTGGGGTGAAGACGAGGAAGCCAGCGAGCGCCGCGCCAAGCGCCGGGTCGAATTCGACATCGCCGTTGCCGTCGTCGAAGCTCTCAAATAA
- a CDS encoding RluA family pseudouridine synthase, which yields MSAVQHKEVTPDEDGMRLDRWFARNFPQLGFGRLQKLIRNGDVRVDKARAQTSTRVTAGQIVRVPPIDDPGTVKPLRVNEEDVRFLRDITLYEDDDVIVFNKPHGLAVQGGSGTTRHLDGIMKSIPNAQGEAPRLVHRLDRDTSGCIIVAKTAAAAKHFGSVFRSRSARKIYWAIVAGNPTPRQGEISCFLAKQVTEDGEQMVVVRNGTHGAQHSSSYYSTTDTASRRFAWVTLKPVTGRTHQLRVHMAQLGTPIIGDPRYFNIENWQAAPGLGEGLHLHARRLSLPLRNGKRLDISAPLPPHMRESFEALGFEADRYDVQTTDPEDAP from the coding sequence ATGAGCGCGGTCCAACATAAAGAAGTCACCCCAGACGAAGACGGCATGCGCCTCGACCGCTGGTTCGCGCGCAATTTCCCGCAGCTGGGTTTTGGGCGTCTGCAGAAGCTTATCCGCAACGGCGACGTGCGGGTCGACAAGGCACGCGCGCAGACCAGCACGCGCGTAACCGCCGGCCAGATCGTCCGCGTCCCGCCCATCGATGATCCCGGCACGGTCAAGCCGCTTCGGGTCAATGAAGAAGACGTGCGCTTCCTGCGCGATATCACCCTCTACGAGGATGATGACGTCATCGTCTTCAACAAGCCCCACGGCCTTGCCGTACAGGGTGGCAGCGGCACCACGCGCCACCTTGATGGCATCATGAAGAGCATTCCGAACGCCCAAGGCGAAGCGCCACGCCTCGTGCATCGCCTCGACCGCGATACCTCCGGTTGCATCATCGTCGCCAAGACTGCCGCTGCCGCCAAGCATTTCGGCTCGGTGTTCCGGTCGCGCTCTGCCCGCAAGATTTACTGGGCCATCGTCGCCGGTAACCCGACGCCCCGTCAGGGCGAAATCTCCTGCTTCCTCGCCAAGCAGGTGACCGAAGACGGGGAACAGATGGTCGTCGTGCGCAATGGCACGCACGGCGCCCAGCACTCCTCGAGCTATTACTCGACCACAGACACCGCCAGCCGGCGCTTTGCCTGGGTCACCCTCAAGCCTGTCACCGGCCGCACCCATCAGCTGCGCGTCCACATGGCCCAGCTCGGCACGCCCATCATCGGCGATCCGCGCTACTTTAACATCGAGAACTGGCAGGCTGCCCCAGGCCTAGGCGAAGGTCTGCACCTTCATGCCCGTCGCCTGTCGCTGCCGCTGCGCAACGGCAAGCGTCTCGACATTTCGGCTCCCTTGCCGCCACACATGCGCGAGAGTTTTGAAGCCCTTGGCTTCGAAGCAGACCGCTACGACGTCCAGACGACCGATCCCGAGGACGCTCCGTGA
- the crcB gene encoding fluoride efflux transporter CrcB: protein MASVLLVGAGGAIGAMARYGFGLLFSRHFATTFPLATLLINILGSLAMGLVIGLLSRFMPPWQEAARLFLAVGVLGGFTTFSAFSLDAITLLERGELANALFYVALSVVVCLAGLYLGLLISKGGAA, encoded by the coding sequence ATGGCCAGCGTGCTTCTCGTAGGGGCAGGGGGCGCCATCGGGGCCATGGCACGCTATGGGTTCGGCCTTTTATTCAGCCGCCACTTCGCCACGACTTTCCCCCTCGCGACCTTGCTGATCAACATCCTGGGCTCGCTCGCCATGGGCCTCGTCATCGGCCTTTTGTCACGGTTCATGCCGCCCTGGCAGGAGGCGGCCCGCCTTTTCCTCGCTGTCGGGGTTTTGGGTGGCTTCACCACCTTTTCGGCCTTTTCGCTCGACGCCATTACACTTCTTGAGCGCGGCGAATTGGCAAACGCACTGTTCTATGTCGCCTTGTCGGTTGTGGTTTGCCTCGCCGGGCTATATCTCGGGCTCTTGATCAGTAAAGGCGGAGCGGCATGA
- a CDS encoding replication-associated recombination protein A, which yields MSDLFSADPQETDKARPLADQLRPRTLDEVIGQEHLLGPSGTLRRMLSSGRLGSLILWGPPGTGKTTVARLLADQIGFKFEQISAIFSGVADLKKVFEKARFERLSGHRTLLFVDEIHRFNRAQLDSFLPVMEDGTIVLVGATTENPSFELNAAMLSRAQVLRFQSLGPEDLEKLIGRAETLLGQTLPLTEDARQTLLGLADGDGRAMLGLVEEILASVTQDETLDANSLLTIVQRRAPIYDKAQDGHYNLISALHKTIRGSDPDAALYYFARMLDAGEDPLFLARRLIRMASEDIGLADPQALQLAIAGRDAYQMLGSPEGELSLAQVVVYLALAPKSNAVYTAYKAAVSLAKSTGSPMPPMVILNAPTKLMKGEGYGGGYIYDHDTPEAFSGQEYFPEKLGRQNFYQPVERGFERDLRKRMDYFARLRAEKSKPRD from the coding sequence ATGTCCGATCTCTTTTCTGCCGATCCCCAAGAAACCGACAAGGCCCGCCCGCTGGCCGACCAGCTGCGGCCGCGCACGCTGGACGAAGTCATTGGCCAGGAGCATCTGCTTGGCCCCAGTGGCACGCTGCGCCGCATGCTGTCGTCCGGCCGTCTGGGCTCGCTGATCCTCTGGGGCCCGCCCGGCACCGGCAAGACCACTGTCGCGCGGCTCCTCGCCGATCAGATCGGCTTCAAGTTCGAACAGATCTCGGCCATCTTCTCGGGCGTTGCCGACCTCAAGAAGGTTTTCGAGAAAGCGCGCTTCGAACGCCTCTCGGGCCACCGCACGCTGCTCTTCGTGGATGAGATCCATCGCTTCAATCGCGCCCAGCTCGACAGTTTCCTGCCCGTCATGGAAGACGGCACCATCGTCCTCGTGGGCGCCACCACGGAAAACCCGTCCTTTGAGCTCAACGCCGCCATGCTCTCGCGCGCCCAGGTGCTGCGATTCCAGTCGCTTGGGCCGGAGGATCTCGAAAAGCTGATCGGCCGCGCCGAAACCCTGCTCGGGCAGACCCTGCCGCTCACCGAGGACGCCCGCCAGACCCTGCTCGGTCTCGCTGATGGCGATGGTCGCGCGATGCTCGGGCTCGTCGAGGAAATCCTCGCCTCTGTTACGCAGGACGAGACGCTCGATGCTAACAGTCTGCTAACAATAGTGCAGCGCAGGGCACCGATTTACGACAAGGCGCAGGACGGCCATTACAATCTGATTTCGGCCCTGCACAAGACCATCCGCGGCTCCGATCCCGATGCCGCGCTCTACTATTTTGCCCGCATGCTCGATGCCGGCGAGGATCCGCTTTTCCTCGCTAGGCGCTTGATCCGTATGGCTTCTGAAGACATTGGCTTGGCTGACCCGCAGGCGCTGCAGCTGGCGATCGCCGGTCGCGACGCCTATCAGATGCTCGGCTCCCCCGAGGGCGAGCTGTCCCTTGCGCAGGTCGTCGTCTACCTTGCGCTCGCACCCAAGTCGAACGCGGTCTACACCGCCTACAAGGCTGCGGTTTCCCTTGCGAAATCAACGGGTTCGCCGATGCCGCCAATGGTCATTCTCAACGCCCCGACCAAGCTGATGAAGGGCGAAGGCTATGGCGGCGGCTACATCTATGACCACGACACGCCCGAAGCCTTCTCCGGTCAGGAATATTTCCCAGAAAAGCTCGGCCGGCAGAATTTCTATCAGCCCGTGGAGCGGGGCTTCGAGCGCGACCTGCGCAAGCGCATGGACTATTTCGCCCGACTTCGTGCTGAGAAATCAAAGCCGAGGGACTAG
- a CDS encoding HAD-IA family hydrolase produces the protein MKLVMFDMDGTLIDTEALITEHMTVTFTSAGLTPPTPAQSRRVIGLSLPVAMARLLGSDDTDLANRLADDYRAHYRAAILTDEGREGLFPGALETLNLLRSRADTLLGIATGKGLNGVHRLTAMHNIADHFVTLQTPDHNPSKPHPGMMLRAMAETGAEARDTVIIGDTTFDIEMGKAAGTRAIGVTWGYHQPEELIAAGADVLVESYHELPAAIDALLEA, from the coding sequence GTGAAACTTGTCATGTTCGACATGGACGGGACGCTGATCGACACCGAGGCGCTCATCACCGAGCACATGACGGTGACCTTCACCTCGGCCGGTCTGACGCCACCCACCCCGGCGCAGTCGCGCCGGGTGATCGGGTTGTCCCTTCCTGTCGCCATGGCCCGCCTGCTCGGCTCGGACGACACCGATCTCGCCAATCGTCTGGCTGATGACTACCGCGCGCATTACCGCGCCGCCATCCTCACCGACGAAGGCCGGGAAGGGCTCTTCCCCGGCGCGCTCGAGACCCTCAACCTCTTGCGGTCGCGGGCGGACACGCTCCTCGGCATCGCCACCGGCAAGGGGCTCAATGGCGTGCACCGTCTCACCGCGATGCACAATATCGCCGATCACTTCGTCACCCTGCAGACGCCGGATCACAATCCGTCCAAGCCCCACCCGGGCATGATGCTCCGCGCCATGGCAGAGACCGGCGCCGAGGCACGTGACACTGTGATCATCGGCGACACGACATTCGATATAGAAATGGGCAAAGCGGCCGGAACCCGGGCGATTGGCGTCACTTGGGGCTACCACCAGCCCGAAGAGCTGATCGCCGCTGGAGCCGATGTGCTGGTGGAGAGCTACCACGAGCTGCCGGCCGCTATCGACGCCCTATTGGAGGCCTGA
- a CDS encoding patatin-like phospholipase family protein: MNRLLKFSVIMTVAIALGACSFVAPKRAAIPAALADTASVGTTAKLRYWGDDPEFAFSHTRVKPGSDGRVDFLTLSGGGINGAYGAGFLVGWSQSGKRPEFEVVTGISVGAIIAPLAFLGTPYDERLKVVFSSLTEATNPAADFLSAVFGAPSILSNAPLQSAIATVVDANVLNDIAKAHREGRRLYIGTTNLDAQRPVVWDIGAIANSTLPNRLQLVHSIILASAAVPGVFPPVLVDVAAQGQAFNELHVDGGVTQQVLLMPGGYGNRGNGSAKLYVIFNGVVEPTRETVQISSVNLLQRAVPTMLKYLGRANLAELAHSARDSGVSYRVTAIPAEFPESSSLFGSPQWLSMLYDYGLQSGKVGAWHHSN; encoded by the coding sequence ATGAACCGTCTGTTGAAATTCTCTGTCATCATGACTGTGGCCATCGCCTTGGGTGCCTGTTCCTTCGTGGCGCCGAAACGCGCGGCGATCCCCGCGGCCCTGGCCGACACCGCCAGCGTAGGCACTACGGCCAAGCTGCGCTATTGGGGCGACGACCCCGAGTTTGCCTTCAGCCATACGCGCGTTAAGCCGGGTTCGGACGGACGCGTTGATTTTCTTACCCTGTCTGGTGGTGGAATCAACGGTGCCTATGGCGCCGGGTTCCTCGTTGGCTGGTCGCAAAGCGGCAAGCGGCCGGAGTTTGAAGTCGTCACCGGAATCAGCGTGGGCGCGATCATTGCCCCCCTCGCCTTCCTCGGCACGCCCTATGACGAGCGGCTGAAGGTGGTTTTCTCGTCGCTGACCGAAGCCACCAATCCGGCGGCGGATTTCCTGTCGGCGGTGTTCGGCGCGCCGTCCATCCTCAGCAATGCACCGCTGCAGTCGGCGATCGCCACCGTGGTGGACGCGAACGTGCTCAACGATATCGCCAAGGCACACCGCGAGGGCCGGCGCCTTTATATCGGCACGACCAATCTCGACGCGCAGCGGCCGGTGGTCTGGGATATCGGCGCCATTGCCAACAGCACGCTGCCCAACCGTCTTCAGCTGGTCCACAGCATCATTCTGGCTTCGGCCGCCGTGCCCGGGGTTTTCCCGCCCGTGCTGGTGGATGTTGCCGCCCAGGGGCAGGCGTTCAACGAGCTGCATGTCGACGGCGGCGTGACCCAGCAGGTGCTGCTGATGCCCGGCGGCTATGGCAATCGCGGCAATGGCTCGGCCAAGCTCTATGTGATCTTCAACGGCGTGGTTGAGCCGACCCGCGAGACGGTGCAGATTTCGAGCGTGAACCTGTTGCAGCGCGCCGTGCCGACCATGCTGAAATATCTCGGTCGCGCCAATCTGGCCGAACTGGCCCATTCGGCGCGGGACAGCGGCGTCAGCTACCGCGTGACGGCAATCCCGGCTGAATTCCCCGAGAGCAGCAGCCTCTTCGGATCCCCACAATGGCTCAGCATGCTGTATGATTACGGCCTGCAAAGCGGCAAGGTCGGTGCGTGGCACCACAGCAACTGA